Proteins encoded in a region of the Pseudomonadota bacterium genome:
- a CDS encoding dodecin family protein, with product MPDSIYKIIEIVGTSKKSWEDAAKSAVETSSKTLKDLRIAEIIKLDMTVDEKGKVALYRARVNISFKYHGE from the coding sequence ATGCCAGATAGCATCTACAAAATTATTGAAATTGTAGGAACAAGTAAAAAATCATGGGAGGATGCAGCAAAATCTGCCGTTGAAACATCATCAAAAACACTCAAAGACCTAAGAATCGCTGAGATCATTAAACTCGATATGACAGTTGATGAGAAGGGTAAGGTAGCCTTGTACAGGGCAAGGGTTAACATTTCGTTTAAATATCACGGAGAATAA
- a CDS encoding HAD hydrolase-like protein, with translation MIKLFVFDLGNVILPFEHRQIAVKLYEKSREKAQFSPDEVFKFMFDRENGLVNLYEEGLVSSLEFFMTIKNQYKLEMDFEGFKGIWNPIFWENPEVNELILYLKKKCYPVFLLSNTNELHFSYIIEHYPIVHAMDEWILSFEVGAKKPKKRIYDVIFEKMDVDTHEVFYIDDIDRYVEDAKGYGLQGMVFKDVKGLWETLKKHDI, from the coding sequence ATGATAAAACTATTTGTCTTTGACCTCGGGAATGTGATCCTTCCCTTTGAACACAGACAGATTGCTGTGAAGCTTTATGAAAAATCGAGAGAAAAAGCACAGTTCTCACCAGATGAGGTTTTTAAGTTTATGTTCGACAGGGAGAATGGACTTGTAAATCTCTATGAAGAAGGTCTTGTGTCATCTCTCGAGTTTTTTATGACGATAAAGAATCAATATAAACTTGAGATGGATTTTGAGGGATTTAAGGGTATATGGAACCCGATCTTCTGGGAGAATCCTGAGGTAAATGAGCTGATACTGTATCTAAAGAAAAAGTGTTACCCGGTATTCCTTCTGAGTAACACAAATGAGCTGCATTTTTCCTATATCATAGAGCATTACCCTATTGTTCACGCCATGGATGAATGGATACTCTCCTTTGAGGTAGGTGCAAAAAAACCCAAAAAAAGGATATATGATGTTATATTTGAGAAGATGGATGTGGATACCCATGAGGTGTTCTACATAGATGACATTGACAGGTATGTAGAGGATGCAAAGGGATATGGTTTGCAGGGGATGGTCTTTAAGGATGTTAAAGGGTTGTGGGAAACATTGAAGAAACACGATATTTAG
- a CDS encoding GNAT family N-acetyltransferase: protein MFEVRDTDEIYDVTNDGAKRYKGVIPEDKYKEPYMPMEELQGEMKRMRYYGYRRDMKLLGVMGKERIKDVTLIRHAYVLREFQNKGIGSKLLTFIEQGIDTEWLLIGTWKAATWAIEFYKKHGYELMPDKDELLRKYWDIPDRQIETSCVLGKKIKT from the coding sequence ATATTTGAGGTAAGGGATACAGATGAAATATACGATGTTACAAATGATGGGGCAAAAAGGTATAAAGGTGTGATACCGGAGGATAAGTACAAAGAACCATACATGCCGATGGAAGAATTACAAGGTGAGATGAAAAGGATGAGGTATTATGGTTATAGAAGAGATATGAAACTCTTAGGCGTTATGGGAAAAGAGAGAATCAAGGATGTCACACTCATACGCCATGCATACGTGTTAAGAGAATTTCAGAATAAAGGTATCGGTTCAAAACTCCTTACCTTTATTGAACAAGGGATTGATACTGAGTGGCTCCTCATTGGTACCTGGAAAGCCGCCACATGGGCTATAGAATTCTATAAAAAACACGGCTATGAACTCATGCCTGACAAAGACGAGCTCTTAAGAAAATACTGGGATATTCCCGACCGCCAAATAGAAACCTCCTGTGTGCTTGGAAAAAAAATAAAGACTTGA
- a CDS encoding acetate--CoA ligase family protein: MKSFFFPQSVAVFGVSGARSNLGRIIIENMERFGFKDDLYLIGDRDEKVMGRKIYRNIEDVEVVPDLAVFLIPATGLPGALDACGRKGIRRVIIESAGFSEFKEDRKALEKEMLDVAKQWNIRIIGPNCVGIVNLENGLTLPFYPMHPKDVKQGPVAVISQSGGLIHDIMMLSFCENVGVNKLVSVGNKLMLDENDFLEFLISDPSTRIIGLYLENIRDGRRFMNLASSTDKPIILLKSNISLSSRKIARFHTTALAGDEQVLDAALKQAGVHRVYNIKDMVECFKIFSLPVIEGPKLALMSRSGGHAVLSADAAYRYKFELAEFSDDFFNMVKQKSRAGVIKLTNPLDLGDIFDINFHVEIAEIALKEKGVDGLVVIHAYDFEHDVNPTKDFIKAASEISSRCQKPIVFCMVSHKDDWFSMKEAANFPIFTDVDYTLGILAKSYDHYKYHLKAAKKASRQSVEKVPGAPGDLYQLNIIPQNDVFGLLRSYGIPAADYAIVRTFEEAVAAAKNIGYPVALKIASPEILHKTERGGVTLNVMDDAGLERAFHNMKAESFLIQKMSPSGHEVIIGGKADPEFGPVILFGLGGIFVEVYKDVAMRIAPVDENIAEEMINEIRGAGILKGFRGQPSADWKALVKVLVNASRLLTEHPEIVNLDINPLIVFEQGKGCVAVDAKIGFLCILKQNFVSLV, translated from the coding sequence ATGAAAAGTTTCTTCTTTCCTCAAAGTGTAGCGGTTTTTGGTGTTTCAGGTGCTCGCTCCAACCTTGGAAGGATTATCATAGAGAATATGGAGCGATTTGGATTCAAAGATGATTTGTACCTGATTGGCGACAGGGATGAAAAGGTGATGGGGAGAAAAATATACAGAAATATTGAAGATGTAGAAGTTGTTCCTGATTTGGCGGTTTTCCTGATTCCTGCCACCGGTTTACCTGGGGCATTGGATGCATGTGGAAGAAAAGGGATACGCCGGGTTATCATTGAATCGGCCGGATTTTCAGAATTTAAGGAGGACAGGAAGGCACTGGAAAAGGAAATGTTAGATGTTGCAAAGCAATGGAACATCAGGATTATTGGACCCAATTGTGTGGGTATTGTAAATCTGGAAAATGGTCTTACCCTTCCTTTTTACCCCATGCATCCTAAGGATGTGAAACAGGGGCCTGTTGCAGTGATTTCCCAGAGCGGTGGGCTCATTCACGATATTATGATGCTCTCATTCTGTGAGAACGTGGGTGTGAATAAATTGGTCAGCGTGGGCAACAAATTGATGCTCGACGAGAATGACTTTCTGGAGTTTCTGATTTCTGACCCCTCCACACGAATAATCGGGCTCTACCTGGAAAACATTCGTGATGGGAGAAGGTTCATGAACCTTGCATCCTCAACGGATAAGCCAATTATATTACTAAAATCAAATATAAGCCTTTCGAGCCGCAAGATTGCCAGATTTCACACCACTGCCCTTGCTGGTGATGAGCAGGTTTTAGATGCCGCATTAAAACAGGCAGGCGTGCATCGTGTCTATAATATAAAGGATATGGTAGAGTGTTTCAAAATCTTTTCACTGCCGGTCATAGAAGGACCAAAGTTAGCCCTTATGTCGCGTTCAGGCGGGCATGCAGTTTTATCGGCTGACGCAGCGTATCGTTATAAATTCGAGCTTGCTGAGTTTTCAGATGATTTTTTTAACATGGTGAAGCAAAAATCGAGGGCAGGCGTTATAAAGCTGACAAACCCCCTTGATCTTGGTGATATCTTTGACATTAACTTCCACGTTGAAATAGCAGAAATTGCACTCAAGGAAAAAGGTGTTGATGGATTAGTTGTCATTCATGCCTATGATTTTGAGCACGATGTTAACCCCACAAAGGATTTCATTAAAGCTGCCTCAGAAATATCAAGTCGTTGCCAAAAACCTATAGTGTTTTGTATGGTTTCTCATAAGGATGACTGGTTTAGCATGAAAGAGGCGGCTAATTTTCCGATCTTCACAGATGTGGATTATACATTAGGGATACTCGCAAAATCCTATGATCATTACAAATATCATTTAAAAGCCGCAAAAAAGGCCTCCCGCCAGTCCGTAGAAAAAGTGCCCGGTGCACCGGGAGACTTGTACCAATTGAATATTATACCCCAAAATGATGTGTTCGGTTTATTAAGGTCTTACGGGATACCCGCTGCGGATTATGCAATTGTGAGGACCTTTGAAGAAGCAGTTGCTGCAGCAAAAAATATTGGTTACCCTGTTGCGTTGAAGATTGCATCACCGGAAATCCTTCACAAAACGGAAAGGGGAGGGGTAACGCTGAATGTAATGGATGATGCAGGGCTTGAGCGTGCCTTTCACAATATGAAGGCAGAATCATTCCTTATTCAAAAGATGTCCCCTTCAGGGCATGAAGTAATTATAGGGGGCAAGGCAGATCCTGAATTCGGCCCTGTTATACTCTTTGGTCTGGGAGGGATATTTGTAGAGGTGTATAAGGACGTGGCAATGCGCATAGCTCCGGTTGACGAAAACATAGCGGAAGAGATGATCAATGAAATAAGAGGTGCGGGTATCCTGAAAGGATTCAGAGGGCAACCGTCTGCTGATTGGAAGGCACTGGTGAAGGTTCTTGTGAACGCATCGAGACTCCTTACTGAGCATCCCGAAATAGTGAACCTTGATATAAATCCGCTTATAGTGTTCGAACAAGGCAAAGGATGCGTTGCAGTTGATGCGAAGATAGGGTTTTTGTGCATCCTTAAACAAAATTTTGTATCTTTGGTGTGA
- a CDS encoding carbonic anhydrase, whose amino-acid sequence MKINEALQKLIEGNRRFAASESLYPNQTAERRTEVSKGQKPFAVIVGCSDSRVPPEIIFDQGLGDLFIIRVAGNIVDEVALGSIEYAVDHLGTELVLVLGHGNCGAITASVKGGKVRGHVGSIVRAITPAVKKAKKQPGDLIDNSIKTNVKLIVNQIRSSKPILSKLVKEDKLKIVGAYYNIENGVVDIITN is encoded by the coding sequence ATGAAAATCAATGAGGCTCTGCAAAAATTAATAGAAGGTAACAGACGGTTCGCTGCTTCAGAATCTCTTTATCCAAATCAAACGGCAGAACGACGCACCGAAGTCTCAAAGGGCCAGAAGCCCTTCGCTGTGATAGTTGGCTGTTCGGATTCCCGTGTCCCCCCGGAAATCATCTTTGACCAGGGGCTTGGGGACCTGTTTATCATACGTGTAGCCGGCAATATTGTGGATGAAGTCGCCCTTGGAAGCATTGAATATGCTGTCGACCACCTGGGTACTGAGCTTGTTCTTGTGCTTGGCCATGGAAATTGTGGTGCGATAACTGCCTCTGTAAAAGGCGGAAAGGTACGTGGTCATGTGGGTAGTATAGTAAGAGCAATCACACCGGCAGTAAAAAAAGCCAAAAAACAACCTGGCGACCTGATTGATAATTCAATCAAGACCAATGTAAAGCTCATTGTAAACCAGATAAGGTCATCAAAACCCATTTTGAGTAAATTGGTAAAAGAGGATAAACTAAAAATAGTTGGTGCTTACTACAATATAGAAAACGGTGTGGTAGATATCATTACCAATTAA
- the lgt gene encoding prolipoprotein diacylglyceryl transferase, with the protein MMRYPNIDPVIFKIGPLSLRWYGLMYVFGFVSSYLLVMYQLKKKVYKIERSKIDDLYFYLILGLIIGARLGYALFYNFNFYLNNPLEVFVLWHGGMSFHGGLIGAFIAGYVVIKKKRLDFFSVVDLIIPTCPVGIGFGRLGNFINGELFGRPSNMPWAMIFPQGGNIPRHPSQLYEVFFEGLVLFIILWIYKDRKKREGDVFAMFLVLYGVFRIFCEFFREPDLQVGYIFGILSMGQVLSIFMIAIGGFLKYFYLPMRNPKEGKTQMTQHMSGKRIGNCK; encoded by the coding sequence ATGATGCGCTATCCAAATATTGACCCTGTGATTTTCAAGATTGGTCCGCTGTCGCTTAGATGGTATGGTCTGATGTATGTGTTTGGATTTGTCTCTTCCTATCTGCTTGTGATGTACCAGCTGAAGAAAAAGGTTTATAAGATAGAAAGGTCAAAAATCGATGACCTCTATTTTTATCTGATCTTAGGGCTTATTATTGGTGCAAGGCTGGGATATGCACTTTTTTACAATTTTAATTTCTATTTAAATAACCCTCTCGAGGTATTCGTTTTATGGCATGGAGGTATGTCGTTCCATGGAGGCCTTATTGGTGCCTTTATTGCCGGTTATGTGGTGATAAAGAAGAAACGTCTTGATTTTTTCAGTGTGGTAGACCTGATCATCCCTACGTGTCCAGTCGGTATAGGATTCGGTAGATTGGGCAACTTCATCAACGGTGAACTCTTCGGGCGACCATCGAACATGCCATGGGCTATGATATTTCCTCAGGGTGGCAATATACCAAGACATCCTTCGCAGCTATACGAGGTATTTTTTGAAGGTCTTGTATTGTTCATCATACTCTGGATATACAAGGACAGGAAAAAGAGGGAAGGCGATGTGTTTGCTATGTTCTTGGTGTTGTACGGTGTTTTCAGGATTTTCTGCGAATTCTTCAGAGAACCGGACCTGCAGGTGGGTTATATTTTTGGTATATTAAGCATGGGTCAGGTGTTGAGCATATTTATGATTGCCATAGGTGGTTTCTTAAAGTACTTTTACCTTCCTATGAGGAATCCCAAAGAAGGCAAAACGCAAATGACCCAGCACATGAGTGGAAAGCGCATCGGCAATTGTAAATAG